The Candidatus Zixiibacteriota bacterium DNA segment CAGCCGCGAGTCAAACAAGGACAGCTTAGCCAAACTAAGCAAAGCGGCACATCAGGCAAATGATATTCTGGGAGTGAAGTCGCTTGTTCTGCATGATTTTCCCGACAACCGCCTGGATTCACTCGACCGACTTGATGTGATAAAAGCTGTTGAGGGATTTAGCGAGCGTTACGAGCCTGATATAATATACACACATCATTGCGGCGATCTAAATATTGACCATCGCCGAACTCATGAGGCAGTAGTTACCGCCTGCCGTCCGATGCCTGGCAATCAGGGTGTGAATACCATCTTGTTTTTTGAAGTTGCATCAAATACCGAGTGGCAATTTCCCGTATCGGCAGTTCCGTTTGCTCCCGATTGGTTTGTCGACATATCGGCGACGCTGGAACTGAAATCGAAGGCTCTTTTGGCCTACGAGTCGGAAATGCGTCCGTGGCCTCATGCCCGGTCAATAAAAGCTGTAGAGCATCTTGCCGGATGGCGCGGAGCAAGTATTGGAACAACTGCCGCCGAGGCATTTATGCTTGGCCGAAGGTTAATACTGTAAATTATGGAGATTTGTTATGCATGATATTGTCATTGCCAACAAAATAATCGGCAGCGGCTATCCGCCCTTTATAATTGCCGAGATGTCTGCCAATCATAACCAGTCACTTGAGCGCGCGCTGGAGATTGTCGAGGCGGCCGCGCGGGCTGGCGCTCATGCCCTTAAGCTTCAAACGTACACGGCGGATACTATGACTCTTGATATTAATGAAAAGGAATTCAAAATTGACGACCCCAAGAGCTTGTGGAATGGTTATTCGCTGTATAAACTATATGAGAAAGCATACATGCCCTGGGAGTGGCACAAGCCGATTTTCAAGCGCTGTGAGGAATTGGGTATTATAGGAATCAGCACGCCGTTTGATTTAACGGCGGTTGATTATCTTGAGAAATTGAATGTTCCGGCATACAAGGTAGCCTCGTTTGAAAATCAGGACATCCCTCTTTTAAAGCGAATCGCAGAGACTGGCAAACCGGTTATTATCTCAACCGGCCTGGCCAATGTCGCTGAGCTTGATGAAACGGTAAGAACTGTACGCAAAGCAGGCAATAATGACATCATCCTGCTTAAATGTACCAGCAGTTATCCGGCATCGCCCGAGTCGACAAATATCAGAACTATCCCGCATATGAAAAGCTTGTTCGATACTCAAGTAGGTTTATCTGACCATACGCTGGGAATAGGCGTGTCGGTAGCGTCGGTAGCATTGGGGGCGACAGCGATTGAAAAGCATTTCACTCTTAATCGGTCGGATGGAGGTGTTGATTCTGCTTTTTCACTTGAACCGGATGAGATGAAATCGCTTGTAGAGGAAACAATGCATGGCTGGCAGGCATTGGGCAAGATAAGCTATAGCCTGACTGAAAAAGAGAAAAGATCGCTTCAGTTTAAGCGGTCACTGTATGTGGCTGAGGATATGAAAGCCGGAGATATATTTACAGAGAAAAACATGAGGTTGGTCAGGCCGGGTTACGGATTGCCGCCTAAGTATTATGATATTATCGCTGGCAAGAAAGTCAATTGTAATATTAAGAAAGGCTCTCCTATTCAATGGGAGCTTGTCGAATAGGTATAATTTATTCGGCAGTAAAATGGCAATCTGTTAGAGCTGATGAAGAATAATGATTGTTAACTAAAAGAAAGCGAATGAAGCAAAAGAATGTAAAAATATTAATTGCCGCTCATGATGCAGGCGGAGCGGAATTGTTGTCATCAATGACAGCAGCCGAGTTAGGCAACTATAAATGGCAGGTGGTCGCCCGTGATGATTCCCCTGCTAATTCCATATTTATTAAAAAGGGTATGTTGCGCTTGATTGCTCAACCCGAAAAGAGCGCAGCTTCCGCATTTGAATCGTTTGAACCGGATATTCTATTTTGCGGCACGAGTTTGAATAAATATGAACTTCCATATATCAAAGAAGCTAAAAAGCGGGATGTATGCTCGATTTCGTTTCTCGATCACTGGGTTAATTATCAGGAACGGTTTGATTTTCCTAATACCGGCTGGAAGGAATATTTGCCGGATTTTACAGCGGTCTCCGACAGTTATGCTTTCCAAATAGCTGACAGCTTGAAAGTATTTAATCTTCTGAAAATAAAAAACTATTACATAGAAAAAATACTGACCCAACATGATGACATTACTGCAGTGTCAACCGACAGTAAAATTCTATTGTTTATTTCCGAAGCAATTGAAGAACACAGAGCCGACCTGAAACAAGATGACCCCCTACAGCTTGGGTATACTCAAACTGATGTGATTGAGGATGTGTTGAACAATTTCAAACTCATATCAGGCAAGCTTGATGTTGAGCGGGTTGTAATAAGGCTTCACCCGGCTGAGGCATTAGGGAAATACGATTATCTGCAGCAACGATATCCTGAAATAATCAGCGTTGTTGAACATCCGAAAAAACGGCCACTAAATGAAAGCATCAGAAACGCGCGCTGTGTTATCGGTATAAACAGTATGGCATTAATGATAGCGCATTTACTGGGGAAACGCGTAGTCTCATATATACCCGCAGACCAGAAATGCGTATTGCCTCTTCCGCCAGAATGCTGTGTGCATAGCTTAAAAGATATGAAAGGAATTAAATCCATACCATGCTGGAATCATCACAGCAGGCTGTCTTTCTATGAGGAATATAATTTATCAAAGATGCTTAACGGTTTAAAGGAGATAAACAATGAGAGTTGTAGCCACAATTGAAGCCAGAATGACTTCCTCGAGGCTGCCAGGCAAAGTATTGATGCCTTTGCTGAAGAAACCGGCTTTGGAACGCATGATCGAGCGAGTAAAGTATGCGCGTTATATTGATGAAATCGTTGTTGCGACTACAGTGAATAAAACTGACGATCCAATAGTCGAGCTATGCGGCCGGCTTGGTGTTGGTTATTACCGCGGCAGCGAGGAGGATGTTTTAAATCGTGTGCTTAATACCGCCCGGAATGCAAAAGCGGACTTGATATGCGAACTCACCGGCGATTGTCCTTTAATAGACCCGCTGATTATAGACCAGGTAGTCACAGCTCATTGTTCGGGGAGCTATGATCACACATCCAATTTTCTAAATCAGCGAACATTTCCTGTAGGTCTGGATGTGCAGGTATTTCCAACTAAAGTGTTAGAAGAGGTTTCGAGGCTAACCGATGACCCTATCGATCATGTGCATGTATCCTATTTTATTTACTGCAATCCAAAGTTGTTCAGGCTTAACGGCATCACTGCAAACCCTGAAGTTTTCGGACCGGATATCCGAATTACGCTTGATACTAAAGAGGATTATAAACTTATTCAAAAGATATATACATTTCTTTATAATGAAAGTTCGATATTTTATGCAAAGGATATTGTTAAATTCATAAAGGATAACCCCGAATTAATGACTATAAACCGGCATGTAAGACAAAAAACGGCAGAGGAAGGATAATGACGCATTATAAAGCGGCAATAATCGGCTGCGGCATGATTGGCAGCATGTGTGATTCCCCCGAGGACGAAAACATTATCAGTCATGCCCATGCATATCATGCCCATAAACATTTTGATATTTCCTGCTGCTGCGATATAAACAGTCAATCTATCGTTAATTTCAAAATGAAATGGGGCAAGCATATTAGAGCATATTCTGATGTTGAAGAGCTTTTAAGAAACGAGAATATTGATGTGGTCTCTATAGCATCCTCAACGGAAACGCATGCCGAAATACTGTACAAGGTTTTAACGAAAGAATCGGTTCGTTTGGTAATCTGTGAAAAACCATTCGTATCGACACTGGATGAATTAGATACAATAAAAAATATCATCAAAATGCATCCGGAGAAAATATTGTTAATAAATTATTCAAGAAGATACGATCCGGGATTTCAGAAATTGGCTGATATGATAATCGGAAATGAATTGGGCAAGACGATAGCTTTCAATGCGGCATTCACCAAAGGGCTTTACCATAATGGATGTCATATGCTGGAATTGATTGAAAGACTGTTTGGCAGTATAAAAAAAGTAACCGCAAATGATAGTGCTGTAATCGATGATGACCTATACGGCTGCTATTTTATTGAGACACAACAATGCGTCGGACATATTACCAATTTGGTTACATACGGATATAGTTTGTTTGAGATGGATATTCTCTTTGAGAATGGACGAATAAGAATTGGCAACTCAGGCCATCGGCTTGAAATACATAAGCCAAAAGAAGCGGCGTTTTATAAAGGCTATAGTTTTCTTTATCCGGCTTTTAAAATTGAAGACAGCCTGAATACAAGCATGCTGCATACAATCGAAATAGGCAGGCAACTGCTTGAAGATAAACATCTGAAAAATAATGAAATATTTGAAAGCCATCTGGCATTAAGCGAGAAACTATTAATTTTGAAAAACAATTTAATGTCAGGTGCGGTTACAACATCATTTGAGCAAATTGGAAAGGCTAAGGATAATGAGTATGTTGGCGATTCATGGCGGACAGAAAGTCCGCAAGAAACCATTTCCAGCTTATAAAGTAATAGGCGAGGAAGAAAAACAGGCGGTGATGGAGGTTTTAAATTCGGGAATTTTATCCCGCTACCTCGGTTGTTGGCATGCCGATTTCTATGGAGGGCCGCAAGTTCAGAGCCTTGAGAAAGAATGGGCACAACATTTCAGTGTTAAGCATGCCATAGCTGTTAATTCCTGCACCTCCGGGCTTTATTGCGCAGTTGGCGCCGCCGGAGTTGCGCCGGGCGATGAAATAATCGTATCGCCTTACTCGATGAGCTGTTCGGCAACAGCTCCGCTTATCTATGGCGCTGTACCGGTGTTTGCCGATATAGAGGAAGATTATTATTGTCTCGATCCTGATTCGGTTGAGTCTAAAATCACCGAGCGAACAAAGGCAATCTTAGTTGTAGATATTTTTGGTCAGCCATACGATGCCGGTAGAATTAATTCGATAGCTGAAAAGCATGGTCTTATTGTGATTGAGGATTGTGCGCAGGCGCCTAATGCGCGATATAACAATAAATTTGCCGGAACGCTGGGGGACATAGGAGTCCATTCGCTGAATTATCATAAACATATTCATTGCGGTGAAGGCGGTATGATAGTTACTGATAATGACGACTTAGCTGATAAAGTGCGCTTGATTCGCAATCATGCCGAAGCAGTGGTTGAAGCCAAAGGAACTGCCGATTTGACAAACATGGTCGGCTTTAATTACAGGATGACCGAAATGGAAGCCGCGGTTGCTCGCTGTCAGTTGAAAAAATTGAATAGCTTAATGAAAAGACGACAGGATAATTGCCGCTATTTGAATGAAAGATTCGCTGAGATAGAAGCTATAGAACACACTCGGATTAGAGAGCATTGCGAGCATGCCTATTATGTTCAGCCCCTGAAGTTCAAAGAGGAAACCGCTGGCGTTTCTCGAAATGTATTTATCGATGCCGTAAAAGCTGAACTGCCGACAAGCGAACTCAGAGAAAAAGAAGGCGTTTTGATTTCCTGTGGTTATGTTAAGCCTTTGTATCTACAGCCAATTTTTCAGAATAAGATTGCTTATGGCAGCAGCGGTTTTCCATTTAAAGGGCCGCATTACAAAGGAAAAATAGATTATTCCAAAGGGATATGTCCGACAGCTGAAAGAATGCACGAAAAGGAATTGTTTTATCATGATCTTATGCATGCCTCATTTTCACGGGCTGACCTTGATGATGTAATAGCGGCATTTATGAAAGTATGGGAGAATCGTAAAAAACTGGCATCAGAACCGGTATTAGGTAAAAAGAATTATCAAAAGCTGGTTTTGAATTAACAGTCCGAATTTAAAAAGGATGATTAAATGTCGCTTGACATGAAATATTATAACAACAGAAAATCAGATGTATTCTTATCAGGCAAACATGTCAACCTTCGCTCGCTTACAGAGGATGATGTTTTAGACTCAAGCTGGTATGATTGGTTTAATGATGAGCTTACCTGCCAGACTCTTCAGAAACACTATTTCCCTAACACCCGTCAGCAGCAGATGGCATTTTACAAGCAGATGATTTCCGATACAAATAAACTTCAGCTTGGTATTGTGGATAAGGATGAGAATAAGCTAATTGGCGTAGTAAGTTTGAGCAGCATAAATGTTATAAATCGCAATGCGGAGTTTTCGATTGTAATCGGCGATAGCAACTATCGGCGCCGGAAATATTCAACCGAAGCGCTAAAACTGCTTTTTGAACATGGATTTTTTGCGCTGAATCTTCATAAAATTTACGGCGGCTCGCTGGAAATGCTTAGGTCGTGGGTGAATATGTTGATAGAGATATTTGGC contains these protein-coding regions:
- a CDS encoding PIG-L family deacetylase, whose product is MSSTILVIAAHPDDEVLGCGGTIARHAKAGDAVHVVILGEGITSRDGKRSRESNKDSLAKLSKAAHQANDILGVKSLVLHDFPDNRLDSLDRLDVIKAVEGFSERYEPDIIYTHHCGDLNIDHRRTHEAVVTACRPMPGNQGVNTILFFEVASNTEWQFPVSAVPFAPDWFVDISATLELKSKALLAYESEMRPWPHARSIKAVEHLAGWRGASIGTTAAEAFMLGRRLIL
- the pseI gene encoding pseudaminic acid synthase; its protein translation is MHDIVIANKIIGSGYPPFIIAEMSANHNQSLERALEIVEAAARAGAHALKLQTYTADTMTLDINEKEFKIDDPKSLWNGYSLYKLYEKAYMPWEWHKPIFKRCEELGIIGISTPFDLTAVDYLEKLNVPAYKVASFENQDIPLLKRIAETGKPVIISTGLANVAELDETVRTVRKAGNNDIILLKCTSSYPASPESTNIRTIPHMKSLFDTQVGLSDHTLGIGVSVASVALGATAIEKHFTLNRSDGGVDSAFSLEPDEMKSLVEETMHGWQALGKISYSLTEKEKRSLQFKRSLYVAEDMKAGDIFTEKNMRLVRPGYGLPPKYYDIIAGKKVNCNIKKGSPIQWELVE
- a CDS encoding glycosyltransferase family protein; the protein is MRVVATIEARMTSSRLPGKVLMPLLKKPALERMIERVKYARYIDEIVVATTVNKTDDPIVELCGRLGVGYYRGSEEDVLNRVLNTARNAKADLICELTGDCPLIDPLIIDQVVTAHCSGSYDHTSNFLNQRTFPVGLDVQVFPTKVLEEVSRLTDDPIDHVHVSYFIYCNPKLFRLNGITANPEVFGPDIRITLDTKEDYKLIQKIYTFLYNESSIFYAKDIVKFIKDNPELMTINRHVRQKTAEEG
- a CDS encoding Gfo/Idh/MocA family oxidoreductase; the protein is MTHYKAAIIGCGMIGSMCDSPEDENIISHAHAYHAHKHFDISCCCDINSQSIVNFKMKWGKHIRAYSDVEELLRNENIDVVSIASSTETHAEILYKVLTKESVRLVICEKPFVSTLDELDTIKNIIKMHPEKILLINYSRRYDPGFQKLADMIIGNELGKTIAFNAAFTKGLYHNGCHMLELIERLFGSIKKVTANDSAVIDDDLYGCYFIETQQCVGHITNLVTYGYSLFEMDILFENGRIRIGNSGHRLEIHKPKEAAFYKGYSFLYPAFKIEDSLNTSMLHTIEIGRQLLEDKHLKNNEIFESHLALSEKLLILKNNLMSGAVTTSFEQIGKAKDNEYVGDSWRTESPQETISSL
- a CDS encoding DegT/DnrJ/EryC1/StrS family aminotransferase, producing MSMLAIHGGQKVRKKPFPAYKVIGEEEKQAVMEVLNSGILSRYLGCWHADFYGGPQVQSLEKEWAQHFSVKHAIAVNSCTSGLYCAVGAAGVAPGDEIIVSPYSMSCSATAPLIYGAVPVFADIEEDYYCLDPDSVESKITERTKAILVVDIFGQPYDAGRINSIAEKHGLIVIEDCAQAPNARYNNKFAGTLGDIGVHSLNYHKHIHCGEGGMIVTDNDDLADKVRLIRNHAEAVVEAKGTADLTNMVGFNYRMTEMEAAVARCQLKKLNSLMKRRQDNCRYLNERFAEIEAIEHTRIREHCEHAYYVQPLKFKEETAGVSRNVFIDAVKAELPTSELREKEGVLISCGYVKPLYLQPIFQNKIAYGSSGFPFKGPHYKGKIDYSKGICPTAERMHEKELFYHDLMHASFSRADLDDVIAAFMKVWENRKKLASEPVLGKKNYQKLVLN
- a CDS encoding GNAT family N-acetyltransferase produces the protein MSLDMKYYNNRKSDVFLSGKHVNLRSLTEDDVLDSSWYDWFNDELTCQTLQKHYFPNTRQQQMAFYKQMISDTNKLQLGIVDKDENKLIGVVSLSSINVINRNAEFSIVIGDSNYRRRKYSTEALKLLFEHGFFALNLHKIYGGSLEMLRSWVNMLIEIFGFVDEGRWIEHVYKNGKYIDCYRIGLLKKDFINALKRYGND